A part of Olleya sp. Bg11-27 genomic DNA contains:
- a CDS encoding ankyrin repeat domain-containing protein, whose translation MTHLEKYFTQTINNTIHYFLIALEKNYTIVIHGVGEETPLIKITSFENKETAEEAVNAMFLAKQAEEYKEVEKLSEHSVFTIAMAQLKTDDLVVFEKGLDTLKTLVDIYYTRGKHPFVQFLGVKMKDESLVTVSILDEYLQKHINKLSSSVLVSVFQMTLQNIYFNFKVTSLVVEEIIKRKDLEAQLAVVAQFYVACEYYDAGHRFWGRTNQDGLIGVYFPQFESEALFKLLEKASGDMLNNDGGDGMDDLFAPALHNTEDPVLQQKILNVLETYKKEYEEEEYLEEDYFEELLDGILESGSETIKKAVDQLINRKENRATLLEAIENVDLVKIEALLDQGVLLDSGLIEKIVDYSLDNKELSILKLCNNKGIQFDTEALFDNAEKHVDVLMDCIQSGIVDINYINSESNRNLLFFVSEDKNLLEILLKKGVDVNQSDNDGHTILGLVCSYAKEGNEKYIQVVKLLLEYNANPNACITSKGWEKGTAPLHYAIQNEAVQIAKMLVSASADVNAMLEKGDNPLMLAHKANNKDLIDLLIQAEATAPEQALLKIKFLRCGSQKAWEQLIDMEEAIILAYPDDFTIVLRLAEAHYFFNSNYTQAAVYGNRALLLKANNNALNILIMSLIRLGQLQKTIDVFLEHKGAFDPIRMLADNIIANLIVAYCASGQIKEGLAVLSPYFSKVEESKRARGVMNFNIACMYALSNDIHEMLPYVIHALEREYTKADFLNEGDFANYHTNELFLFILNQDHKQTIELEDFIEDREANTFNKINVKAFYNTGSFSFENDDHEFTYQTGTIGEKGKMTSRLYVSKAQALTVYFNKLKNRTPEGKNMYFVLEEDNSSGTDVVLKVANKEYDGLDFLSGKKIATGLDTPIVFTTNAKSGDAILDFNDGNIPVMSKRFIDLLTEAGVTGLQTFPLVIKSEKDDTVWDDYFAVNIIDVIACGAFPASLFKEKKPKHGIRCELALDTSKIDETLLFRLQEYLPTIVLHRNVVKYLIDNDPDEVLTWEFKGVIH comes from the coding sequence ATGACCCATTTAGAAAAATATTTCACTCAAACCATTAATAATACAATTCACTATTTTCTTATAGCGTTAGAGAAAAATTACACTATTGTAATTCATGGTGTAGGTGAAGAAACGCCTTTAATAAAAATAACGTCTTTCGAAAATAAAGAAACAGCAGAGGAAGCAGTCAATGCTATGTTTTTAGCTAAGCAAGCGGAGGAGTATAAAGAGGTTGAAAAACTAAGTGAGCATTCTGTTTTTACAATAGCAATGGCGCAGTTAAAAACGGATGATTTAGTTGTGTTTGAGAAAGGGCTTGATACTTTAAAAACATTAGTAGATATTTATTATACAAGAGGTAAACATCCTTTTGTCCAGTTTCTAGGGGTAAAGATGAAAGACGAAAGTTTAGTGACGGTATCCATTTTAGATGAATACCTTCAAAAACACATAAATAAACTTTCATCGTCTGTGTTGGTTTCTGTTTTTCAAATGACATTGCAGAATATTTATTTTAATTTTAAAGTGACTAGTTTAGTTGTTGAAGAAATTATTAAACGAAAGGATTTAGAGGCACAACTTGCAGTTGTAGCTCAATTTTATGTCGCTTGCGAGTATTATGATGCGGGACATCGATTCTGGGGTCGTACTAACCAAGATGGGTTAATAGGTGTTTATTTTCCTCAATTCGAATCGGAAGCATTATTTAAATTATTAGAGAAAGCGTCAGGCGATATGCTTAATAACGATGGAGGGGATGGTATGGACGACCTTTTTGCGCCTGCATTACACAATACTGAAGATCCTGTCCTTCAGCAAAAAATACTGAATGTTCTAGAAACTTATAAAAAAGAATATGAAGAAGAAGAATACCTTGAGGAGGACTATTTTGAAGAGTTATTAGATGGGATTTTAGAGTCTGGTTCTGAAACTATAAAAAAAGCAGTTGACCAATTAATAAACAGAAAAGAAAATAGAGCGACTTTATTGGAAGCTATTGAAAATGTTGATCTAGTAAAGATTGAAGCCCTGTTAGATCAAGGCGTGCTACTTGATAGTGGTCTTATTGAAAAAATAGTAGATTATTCTCTAGACAATAAAGAGTTATCGATACTTAAATTATGTAATAACAAAGGCATTCAATTTGATACTGAAGCGCTATTTGATAATGCGGAAAAGCATGTAGATGTTTTAATGGATTGTATTCAATCTGGTATTGTTGATATTAATTATATAAATTCAGAATCAAACAGAAACTTATTATTCTTTGTTTCTGAAGATAAGAATCTTCTAGAAATATTACTAAAAAAAGGAGTTGATGTAAACCAGAGTGATAACGACGGACATACTATTTTAGGTTTGGTATGCTCTTATGCTAAAGAGGGTAACGAAAAATATATCCAGGTAGTAAAACTATTGTTAGAGTATAATGCAAACCCTAATGCTTGTATAACGAGTAAAGGTTGGGAAAAAGGAACAGCGCCTTTACATTATGCTATACAAAATGAGGCTGTCCAAATTGCTAAAATGTTAGTTAGTGCTTCTGCAGATGTCAATGCTATGCTCGAAAAGGGTGACAATCCGCTAATGTTAGCGCATAAAGCCAACAATAAAGACTTAATTGATTTACTAATTCAAGCGGAGGCGACTGCTCCAGAACAGGCACTTCTTAAAATTAAATTTTTAAGATGTGGTTCACAGAAAGCTTGGGAGCAACTTATAGACATGGAAGAAGCTATAATTTTAGCATATCCAGACGATTTTACAATTGTTTTACGTTTAGCAGAAGCTCATTATTTTTTTAATTCAAATTATACCCAAGCGGCAGTTTATGGAAACCGCGCTTTGTTATTAAAAGCAAATAATAACGCCTTAAATATTCTTATTATGAGTTTAATAAGGTTAGGTCAGCTTCAAAAAACGATAGATGTATTTTTAGAGCATAAAGGCGCTTTTGATCCAATTAGAATGTTGGCTGATAATATTATAGCAAATCTTATTGTGGCTTATTGTGCTAGCGGTCAAATAAAAGAAGGGCTTGCTGTCTTGAGTCCGTATTTTAGTAAAGTTGAAGAGTCTAAGCGTGCTAGAGGTGTTATGAATTTTAATATTGCTTGTATGTATGCTTTGTCAAATGATATACATGAAATGTTGCCCTATGTGATACATGCGTTAGAACGCGAATATACCAAAGCAGATTTTCTTAATGAGGGTGATTTTGCAAACTATCATACCAACGAATTATTTTTGTTTATCTTAAATCAAGACCATAAACAGACGATTGAATTAGAGGATTTTATAGAGGATAGAGAAGCAAATACATTTAATAAGATAAATGTAAAAGCTTTTTATAATACAGGGTCATTTTCTTTTGAAAATGATGATCATGAATTTACATACCAAACAGGTACTATTGGTGAAAAAGGAAAAATGACCAGTAGATTATACGTTTCTAAGGCGCAGGCTTTAACGGTGTATTTTAATAAGTTAAAAAATAGGACTCCGGAAGGTAAAAACATGTATTTTGTGTTGGAGGAAGACAATTCATCAGGGACTGATGTTGTGTTAAAAGTAGCAAACAAAGAATATGATGGCTTAGATTTTCTATCTGGAAAGAAAATAGCAACAGGTTTAGATACTCCTATAGTATTTACAACTAATGCAAAATCTGGAGATGCAATACTTGATTTTAATGATGGTAATATTCCTGTAATGTCTAAAAGGTTTATTGATTTGCTGACAGAAGCGGGCGTAACGGGATTGCAAACATTTCCTTTAGTTATCAAAAGTGAGAAAGACGACACGGTATGGGATGACTATTTTGCGGTAAATATTATAGACGTAATTGCTTGTGGTGCTTTTCCTGCATCTCTATTTAAAGAAAAGAAACCAAAACATGGTATTCGTTGTGAGTTGGCCTTAGATACGTCAAAAATTGACGAGACATTATTATTTCGTTTGCAAGAGTATTTACCAACTATTGTCTTACATCGTAATGTTGTTAAGTATCTTATAGATAATGATCCTGATGAGGTTTTGACATGGGAATTTAAAGGTGTTATTCACTAA
- a CDS encoding YtxH domain-containing protein — MSSTKENTLLALLAGAALGAGIGVLYAPDKGTKTRKKIKQKVEETGHDISERVSHAKADLTRSVNEKKEEMKEKLDETISHMNGKAEDIISSLERKLEELKKMEPQKK, encoded by the coding sequence ATGTCAAGTACTAAGGAAAACACACTATTAGCTTTACTAGCTGGCGCTGCTTTAGGAGCAGGAATAGGCGTTTTATATGCTCCTGATAAAGGAACAAAAACAAGAAAAAAAATTAAACAAAAAGTAGAAGAGACGGGACACGATATTTCAGAGCGTGTGTCTCATGCTAAAGCAGATTTGACAAGATCTGTAAATGAGAAAAAAGAAGAAATGAAAGAAAAGTTAGATGAAACTATTTCTCATATGAATGGTAAAGCAGAAGATATTATTTCTAGCTTAGAACGTAAGTTAGAAGAACTAAAAAAAATGGAGCCGCAAAAAAAATAA
- a CDS encoding DUF6327 family protein: MIPNSYNSFEDIDNQLKIISLQKQIYKQQIKQNLRSSKASFSTTSIKSEVKNTLQVKLLEFITAKLIKKFR; encoded by the coding sequence ATGATACCAAATAGCTACAATTCGTTTGAAGACATAGATAATCAGTTGAAAATTATAAGTCTTCAAAAACAGATTTATAAACAACAGATAAAACAGAATTTAAGAAGTTCAAAAGCCAGTTTTAGTACCACTAGTATTAAAAGTGAGGTTAAAAATACGTTACAAGTCAAGTTGCTGGAATTTATAACGGCTAAGTTGATTAAAAAATTCAGATAA
- a CDS encoding response regulator — MNKILLIEDNQDVRENTADILELENYTVITAENGKIGVEKALEHTPDIIICDIMMPVLDGYGVFESLSKNHKTASIPFIFLSAKSEKTDIRKGMNIGVDDYLTKPFEEDELLDAITCRIKKSTFLKKEFAKNMEGLSAFISDASEYLKLEELSKDRDLAKYKTKACIFTEGDAAHQLYFIQKGNVKTYRTTESGKEFVTGLYGPGDFIGQLSLLGDKGLYIETASVLEDAEICGIPKADFTKLLYSNKEVSNKFIDLISNNLIDMQEHLVDMAYSTVRQRTAKALLELDQKGLIKDNDHKGISIPREDFAGLIGTATETAIRMLTEFKHEGLIEVESNRRLVLLNKEGLKQISEFG; from the coding sequence ATGAATAAAATACTATTAATTGAAGACAATCAAGACGTAAGAGAAAATACAGCAGATATTCTTGAATTAGAAAATTATACGGTGATTACCGCCGAAAATGGTAAAATAGGTGTTGAGAAAGCGCTAGAGCATACTCCAGATATTATTATTTGCGATATTATGATGCCCGTCCTAGATGGTTACGGTGTTTTTGAAAGCTTAAGTAAAAACCATAAAACTGCAAGTATTCCTTTTATTTTTCTCTCTGCTAAATCAGAAAAAACAGACATAAGAAAAGGAATGAATATTGGTGTAGATGACTATTTAACCAAACCTTTTGAAGAAGACGAACTGTTAGATGCTATAACATGTAGGATAAAAAAAAGCACCTTTTTAAAGAAAGAATTTGCTAAAAACATGGAAGGTCTTAGCGCGTTTATTAGCGATGCTTCAGAATATTTAAAACTTGAAGAACTTTCTAAAGATCGTGATCTTGCAAAATATAAGACTAAGGCTTGTATTTTTACAGAAGGAGACGCTGCACATCAATTATATTTCATTCAAAAAGGAAACGTCAAAACTTATAGAACTACCGAATCTGGAAAAGAATTTGTGACAGGTCTATACGGTCCTGGAGATTTTATAGGTCAATTATCACTACTTGGCGATAAAGGCCTGTATATCGAAACCGCAAGCGTATTAGAAGATGCTGAGATTTGTGGCATCCCGAAAGCAGACTTCACCAAACTCTTATATAGTAATAAAGAGGTCTCTAATAAATTTATAGATCTTATCTCAAATAATTTAATAGATATGCAAGAGCATTTGGTTGACATGGCCTACTCTACCGTACGACAAAGAACAGCCAAAGCATTACTAGAATTAGATCAAAAAGGATTAATTAAAGATAACGACCATAAAGGAATAAGTATTCCTAGAGAAGATTTTGCAGGATTAATTGGTACCGCAACAGAAACGGCTATACGTATGTTAACCGAGTTTAAGCATGAAGGGTTAATCGAGGTAGAATCTAACAGAAGACTTGTTTTATTAAACAAAGAAGGACTAAAACAAATTTCAGAATTTGGATAG
- a CDS encoding PAS domain S-box protein, whose amino-acid sequence MSSQLKDNILFKSIFQSSVEGILVIDDSGVIIKANPASELMFGYNEDELIQEKLDILIPNKFKNNHKSHRNHFSENPTSRRMGQNLDLWGLKKDGTEFPLEISLSPAKIDNQQIVIAFIIDITERMSAKQALLTSESRMAEAQRLAHVGNWHWNIQTNERSWSDEFYRVLGLIPGDKKLNSKSVRNFIHPEDRANTIQAIDDAVKNKTQYKHKHRIVRPNGEIRHLLSKGKPLYDTDGKPKEMYGTIQDITKHKDIELKLKNSKEKTQAILEALPDVMILYDKHGNHLEIHAPEDYQLVVPYSDHIGHNIDKILPKKVCNKIRQGFADCEKTKKNQIVEYSITIMGKLIHFESRIVKTETNNFLCIIRDITESENAEKKIIENEQRLRLTLEAGEFGSWHWDLITDNIVRDTYQNALFGMDTDEYTTTYQGFLNNIHPEDRDKVQATITEAIKNTGNYTLQYRITHPDLSIHWLHEKGKVFKNINGTPERIIGVTNSITKQKLAEEKLKESEEKLRNYTLALEAKVTERTKELTSVVQKLVAANLSLEDQILITEEAENIALNSKQVLANITKNFPKGFVVVVDIDLKIIFIDGEEIEALGFSALANTNATIYDGIGITEVTRDILIKEIKKTFKGEHCSFEINIQNRSYLVNTTPLLNNENQIEQILLVNNNITQQKQIELDILKTLTKERELSELKSRFISMASHEFRTPLSAILSSAILIEKQNEPGKEDKRIKYVSKIRSNVKNLVVILNDFLSLGKLQEGKVIAHPEAFNLIAFTETLIEEFEDLKKEGQTINLQCKLTSIKVFLDVKLLKHIIYNLVSNAIKYSEEHQDINISITIKNLLVCIEIKDKGIGIPTEDQNNMFQRFYRANNASNIQGTGLGLNIVKQYTELMDGTINFKSEINEGSIFYIEFPLNQKQNE is encoded by the coding sequence ATGAGTAGTCAATTAAAAGACAACATTCTTTTTAAAAGTATTTTCCAATCTTCTGTCGAAGGCATTTTGGTTATAGATGATTCTGGAGTTATTATTAAAGCCAATCCCGCTAGTGAACTCATGTTTGGCTATAATGAAGACGAATTAATTCAGGAAAAATTAGACATTCTTATTCCTAATAAATTTAAAAACAATCATAAATCACATCGTAACCATTTTTCTGAAAACCCTACATCAAGGCGTATGGGACAAAATTTGGATTTATGGGGCTTAAAAAAAGATGGCACGGAGTTTCCTTTAGAAATTAGTTTAAGTCCCGCCAAGATTGACAACCAACAAATTGTCATTGCTTTTATAATAGATATCACAGAGCGCATGTCTGCAAAACAAGCCCTACTAACTAGTGAAAGTCGAATGGCGGAAGCCCAACGTCTTGCACACGTTGGCAATTGGCATTGGAATATCCAAACTAACGAAAGAAGTTGGTCCGATGAGTTTTATAGAGTTCTTGGACTTATCCCTGGTGACAAAAAACTGAATTCAAAATCCGTCAGAAACTTTATACATCCAGAAGATAGAGCCAATACAATACAAGCGATAGATGACGCCGTAAAAAATAAAACACAGTATAAACACAAACATAGAATTGTTAGACCAAATGGAGAGATAAGACACCTTTTATCAAAAGGTAAACCACTATATGATACAGACGGGAAACCAAAAGAAATGTATGGCACCATTCAAGATATTACCAAACATAAAGATATTGAATTAAAACTAAAAAATAGTAAAGAAAAAACGCAAGCCATACTAGAAGCCTTACCTGACGTTATGATTTTGTATGACAAACATGGCAATCACTTAGAGATACATGCACCGGAAGATTATCAACTTGTGGTCCCTTATAGCGATCACATAGGTCATAATATTGATAAGATCCTTCCAAAAAAAGTTTGCAATAAAATAAGACAAGGTTTTGCCGATTGCGAAAAAACTAAAAAAAATCAAATTGTAGAATACTCGATTACTATCATGGGTAAGTTGATACATTTTGAATCGCGAATAGTTAAAACAGAAACTAATAATTTTTTGTGTATTATCCGCGATATTACTGAAAGCGAAAATGCCGAAAAAAAAATTATAGAAAATGAACAACGTTTACGATTAACTTTAGAAGCTGGTGAGTTTGGCTCTTGGCATTGGGATTTGATTACCGATAACATCGTAAGAGATACTTACCAAAATGCTTTATTTGGTATGGACACCGATGAGTACACAACAACCTATCAAGGTTTTTTAAACAATATACATCCTGAAGATAGAGACAAGGTACAAGCCACAATAACTGAAGCCATAAAAAACACTGGTAATTATACGCTACAATACAGAATAACACACCCTGATTTATCCATACATTGGCTTCACGAAAAAGGAAAGGTTTTTAAAAATATTAATGGCACGCCAGAACGCATAATAGGTGTAACCAATAGTATTACAAAACAAAAATTAGCAGAAGAAAAATTAAAAGAAAGCGAAGAAAAACTAAGAAACTACACCCTAGCGTTAGAAGCTAAGGTAACCGAACGCACAAAAGAACTAACCTCCGTTGTTCAAAAACTAGTGGCAGCAAACCTTAGTCTTGAAGACCAAATATTAATCACCGAAGAAGCCGAAAACATAGCTCTTAATAGCAAACAGGTTCTTGCAAACATTACTAAAAACTTCCCAAAAGGATTTGTCGTCGTCGTTGACATTGATTTAAAAATTATTTTTATTGACGGTGAAGAAATAGAAGCATTAGGTTTTAGCGCCCTCGCAAATACAAATGCAACAATATATGATGGCATCGGAATTACGGAAGTTACTAGAGACATATTAATAAAAGAAATAAAAAAAACTTTTAAAGGAGAGCATTGTTCTTTTGAGATAAATATTCAGAATAGATCTTACCTAGTTAATACGACTCCTTTACTAAATAACGAGAATCAAATTGAACAGATATTATTAGTAAATAATAACATCACACAACAAAAGCAAATAGAACTAGATATCTTAAAGACGTTAACTAAGGAACGAGAATTAAGTGAATTAAAATCGCGTTTTATATCTATGGCTTCACATGAATTTAGGACGCCTTTAAGTGCCATTTTGTCTTCAGCTATATTAATTGAAAAACAAAACGAACCAGGAAAAGAAGACAAGAGAATTAAATATGTCTCTAAAATTAGATCTAATGTAAAAAACCTGGTCGTGATACTAAACGATTTCCTTTCTCTAGGCAAATTACAAGAAGGAAAAGTCATTGCACATCCAGAAGCGTTCAATTTAATTGCTTTTACGGAAACGTTAATTGAAGAATTTGAAGACCTAAAAAAAGAAGGTCAAACTATTAATTTACAATGTAAACTCACCTCTATTAAGGTGTTTTTAGATGTTAAATTATTAAAGCACATCATTTACAATTTAGTCTCTAATGCTATAAAATATTCTGAAGAACATCAAGACATAAATATAAGTATAACGATTAAAAACCTGTTGGTCTGCATAGAAATCAAGGATAAAGGCATTGGGATCCCAACCGAAGATCAAAACAATATGTTTCAACGTTTTTATCGTGCTAATAATGCTTCAAACATACAAGGTACAGGGTTAGGCTTAAATATAGTAAAACAATATACCGAATTAATGGATGGTACTATTAACTTTAAAAGTGAAATAAATGAAGGCTCTATCTTTTACATTGAATTTCCTTTAAACCAAAAACAAAATGAATAA
- a CDS encoding patatin-like phospholipase family protein, which translates to MNTGLVLSGGGARGAAHIGAIKALEESGITPTHIAGTSAGAIIGALYAAGVSWSEMLTFFKNISIFQTTRYARNKPGFINSAKFYDDLKTYFPIDNFEALNKPLFITAANVIDGTLKIFSKGQLIKPVIASASFPGVFTPTEINGKFYIDGGTLNNFPVEPLLKDCDKIIGVYVNPLKKISIKDLKHSYSVVERAYKIKVASESMLKFPSCNLVISPEELINYGTFDMNSIDAIFNLGYTATKKALEENKNILAP; encoded by the coding sequence ATGAATACAGGATTAGTCCTTTCTGGAGGAGGCGCCAGAGGTGCAGCACATATAGGAGCAATAAAAGCATTAGAAGAGTCTGGAATTACACCAACACATATTGCAGGAACAAGTGCGGGAGCTATTATTGGTGCTTTATACGCGGCCGGTGTCAGTTGGTCTGAAATGTTAACCTTTTTTAAAAACATATCCATTTTTCAAACCACGAGATATGCACGTAATAAACCAGGCTTTATAAATTCGGCAAAATTTTATGATGATCTTAAAACCTATTTTCCAATTGATAATTTTGAAGCTTTAAACAAACCACTTTTTATTACTGCAGCAAATGTCATCGATGGTACATTAAAAATTTTTAGTAAAGGACAACTTATAAAACCTGTAATCGCTTCGGCTTCTTTCCCTGGTGTTTTTACACCTACAGAAATTAATGGTAAGTTTTATATCGACGGTGGGACTTTAAATAATTTCCCTGTAGAACCTTTGCTAAAAGACTGCGACAAAATTATAGGCGTTTATGTTAATCCTTTAAAAAAAATCAGCATTAAAGATTTAAAACACTCTTATAGCGTTGTAGAAAGAGCCTATAAAATTAAAGTCGCTTCCGAGTCCATGTTAAAATTCCCCAGTTGTAATTTAGTGATCTCGCCAGAAGAATTAATTAACTACGGCACTTTTGATATGAATAGTATAGATGCTATTTTTAATTTAGGTTATACAGCCACAAAAAAAGCATTAGAAGAAAATAAAAATATATTAGCACCGTAA
- the cls gene encoding cardiolipin synthase codes for MTIAIILYFLLAFFLMGKLLIYGIRPTKTLAWLLAIFTVPIGGMLFYFVLGRNRRKNKFYTLKKTKAISQYYARVEAYYSTLDKDQNVTFPKAITAHIKLAKLITKGSKFTPTLANELRPLKNGKITFDAIFEALKQAEKFIHIQYYIFEDGDLAEKFKSILIQKARAGVEIRFLYDALGSRTLSNSYIKSLTAEGIEVYGFLPMTFGRLLSSINYRNHRKIVIVDGRIGFTGGINVSDKYVTGDPILGHWYDMHLQLKGTVVNSLQAVFAMDWSFASGTDNLLSTKYILKHSTPGQSIAQIVASGPDSDFSSVQQLYFSIINSAKDYVYITNPYIIPGEAILEAMQVAAMSGVDIRLLLSTNSDSFLVKWNVRAYFESLLEAGVKIYLYPDGFLHSKVIISDDALTSIGTANLDIRSFEQNYEVNALIYDSKITIDLKQDFLRDCHKSSQMDYQQHLKRPKTERLKEGLAKVFSPVL; via the coding sequence ATGACGATAGCCATTATTCTATATTTTCTTTTAGCCTTTTTTTTAATGGGAAAATTATTAATTTATGGTATCAGACCCACTAAAACATTGGCTTGGTTACTCGCTATTTTTACGGTCCCTATTGGTGGCATGCTGTTTTACTTTGTTTTAGGTCGAAACAGAAGAAAAAACAAATTTTACACACTAAAAAAAACCAAAGCGATATCACAATATTACGCAAGGGTCGAAGCCTATTATAGCACATTGGATAAGGATCAAAATGTTACTTTCCCAAAGGCTATTACAGCACATATTAAATTAGCTAAACTCATAACTAAAGGGTCTAAGTTTACACCAACCTTGGCCAACGAATTACGTCCATTAAAAAATGGAAAAATAACTTTTGATGCTATTTTTGAAGCACTAAAGCAAGCCGAAAAATTTATTCATATTCAATATTATATTTTTGAAGATGGTGATTTAGCTGAAAAATTTAAATCCATTTTAATACAAAAAGCGAGGGCGGGTGTCGAGATTCGTTTTCTTTATGATGCATTAGGCAGCAGAACATTAAGTAACAGCTATATTAAAAGTCTTACAGCGGAAGGCATAGAAGTCTATGGCTTTTTACCAATGACATTTGGTCGTTTACTCTCTTCTATTAATTACAGAAACCATCGCAAAATTGTAATTGTGGATGGCCGTATTGGTTTTACGGGTGGCATTAATGTCTCTGACAAATATGTCACTGGAGATCCTATTTTAGGACACTGGTACGATATGCATTTGCAATTAAAAGGCACAGTAGTTAATAGTTTACAAGCGGTATTTGCAATGGACTGGAGTTTTGCTAGTGGCACAGATAATTTACTAAGCACTAAATACATTTTAAAACATAGTACGCCAGGACAATCCATAGCACAAATTGTTGCTAGTGGCCCTGATTCTGATTTTTCTTCGGTACAACAACTCTATTTTTCTATAATAAATAGTGCTAAAGATTATGTATATATAACCAATCCGTATATCATTCCAGGCGAAGCTATATTGGAGGCTATGCAAGTGGCTGCGATGAGTGGCGTCGACATTAGACTGCTATTATCCACTAATTCCGATAGTTTTTTAGTCAAGTGGAATGTTCGCGCTTATTTTGAAAGCTTACTAGAAGCTGGAGTTAAAATATACTTATATCCTGATGGATTTTTACACAGTAAAGTTATAATATCTGACGATGCGCTAACTTCTATTGGTACTGCCAATCTAGATATTAGAAGCTTTGAGCAAAACTACGAAGTAAACGCCCTTATTTACGACAGTAAAATAACGATAGACCTAAAGCAAGATTTTTTAAGAGATTGCCACAAAAGTAGTCAAATGGACTATCAACAACATCTTAAAAGACCAAAAACAGAACGTTTAAAAGAAGGACTTGCCAAAGTATTTAGTCCCGTATTATAA
- a CDS encoding DUF6134 family protein, protein MIKNLVVIIFFITLGSDSNTFEEKIIFDVIRNEKVIGNLKATKTIKDSKTYYKSSTSIKARIIKEIRVNYKYDVTFDSESLQQSNVNITVNEKSHAKTSTEWDNNTYQVVKNGKDEATITNAISYSTVQLYFEEPKNITTCYSEQNGSFNTIIAMGNHVYKKVNASNNENLYYYKNGLLTKATIDGGLIQFEIIRKSNH, encoded by the coding sequence ATGATTAAGAACTTAGTAGTCATTATATTTTTTATAACCTTAGGCAGCGATTCGAATACTTTCGAAGAGAAAATCATATTTGATGTTATACGCAACGAGAAAGTAATCGGTAACCTAAAAGCAACTAAGACAATCAAGGATTCTAAAACCTATTATAAAAGCTCAACGAGTATTAAAGCTAGAATTATAAAAGAGATTAGAGTCAATTATAAATACGACGTCACTTTTGATTCTGAATCTTTACAGCAATCCAATGTAAACATTACAGTAAATGAAAAATCACATGCTAAAACAAGTACTGAATGGGATAACAACACTTACCAAGTCGTTAAAAACGGAAAGGATGAAGCTACAATTACTAACGCCATCTCCTACTCTACTGTGCAGTTATATTTTGAAGAACCAAAAAACATTACGACTTGCTATTCAGAACAAAACGGAAGTTTTAATACTATAATAGCCATGGGAAATCATGTTTATAAAAAAGTGAATGCAAGCAACAACGAAAATTTATACTATTACAAAAACGGACTTTTAACCAAAGCCACTATAGATGGTGGGCTTATTCAGTTTGAAATCATCAGAAAAAGTAACCATTAG
- a CDS encoding YceI family protein, whose protein sequence is MKLLLNKTTYLVLTLLIFSCNTSKKEKTKISDAETVKEGNLYSIDTTGVSVLWTAYKFTDKLGVSGQFDNFKFSGPNKASSIEALLKQAKIVIQTASVNSNLEIRDTKLVASFFKVFNTDIIEGAVVEADQGKGIFSLKMNTMTNPLNYNYSFKNDTIIMSAKIDLKIWKGNEAMQSLNKVCYDLHTGTDGISKLWPDVDVQIKLPVNTK, encoded by the coding sequence ATGAAACTACTATTAAATAAGACAACCTATTTGGTTTTAACGTTATTGATTTTTTCATGTAACACTTCGAAAAAAGAAAAAACAAAAATAAGCGATGCTGAAACCGTAAAAGAAGGGAATTTATATTCTATTGATACAACAGGTGTGTCTGTTTTATGGACTGCATATAAATTTACTGATAAACTTGGGGTTAGTGGTCAGTTTGATAATTTTAAGTTTTCTGGACCTAATAAAGCATCGTCTATTGAAGCATTACTAAAACAAGCTAAAATAGTAATACAAACAGCTTCTGTTAATTCTAATTTAGAAATAAGAGATACCAAATTGGTTGCTTCCTTTTTTAAAGTATTTAATACCGATATTATTGAAGGCGCTGTAGTAGAAGCAGATCAAGGTAAAGGGATTTTTAGTTTAAAGATGAATACGATGACAAATCCTTTAAATTATAACTATTCATTTAAAAATGATACTATAATTATGTCTGCAAAAATTGATTTAAAAATATGGAAAGGGAACGAAGCCATGCAGTCGTTAAATAAAGTGTGTTATGATTTGCATACGGGAACAGATGGGATTTCAAAATTGTGGCCTGATGTAGATGTACAAATCAAACTTCCTGTTAACACAAAGTAA